TTTTTGAAAAAATAGGGGCTGAAAGGGTGGCGCGCAGGTACGACCGGGAAAATGCGCTGTGCTGCGGTCAGGTTCTGAGGGCCCATCAAAGGGATGACACGGCCGACGACCTGCAGGCCCGCAACCTGGGCGATATGAAGGCGACGGGGGCGGCTTACTGCGTCTTCAACTGCCCCGCCTGCATGATGACCCTCGCGGAACCCGCCGCTGAACAGGGGTTGTTTCCCATTCACCTGAGTGACCTCTGCCAACACGCACTGACGTCGTCATGACCGGGACGCAACAGGAGGGGAGGCCTATGACCGAAATGTACGCTAGACTCGTGGAGATCGTCGGCTCGGGATTCGTGTCCGATGCTCCGGAGGAAAAGTATATCTATGCCATGGATCCCGGAACCATGCCGGCCTGCGAACCGGACATGGTGGTCATGCCGGGGAGTACGGCCGAGGTCCGGAAGATCGTGCTGGCCGCCAATGAATTCCATGTGCCTCTGATTCCGCTGGGAGCGGGACTGGTGCTTTCAGGATTGTCCCGGGCCTTGAAAGGCGGCGTCATCGTGGACATGAAAAGGATGAACCGCATTCTGGAAGTCAATGCCGTGAGCCGTTATGCACTGGTGGAAGCAGGAACATCCCAGGGGATGCTCAAGGCCCACCTGCAAAAGCACTATCCGGGCCTCAAGCATTCGATGCCGGATGCCCCTCCGGCTGCGACCATCGCAGGGAATATATGCATACACGGGTCCGGTCACCTCTCGCACGTGGGTGGATTTCATTCCGAGATGCTCAACGGTTTGGAAGTGGTGCTGCCCACCGGTGAAATTGTCAACATCGGTTCCTGCGCCACCTCCCCGTACTGGTTTGCCAGGGCCCCGCTGCCGGACCTGGCAGGGCTTTTTCTGGGATGGGCCGGAACGACGGGCATCATAACCAAGCTGTCCATAAAGCTGTATCCCAACCATCCCATCAACGATGTGGGCGTGTTCGTCTGCGAGGATGCCGATCTTATGCCGGATATTTTGAACCGATTGACGGGTGCGCAGCTCGCGGAGGACATCACCACCTGGATGACGCCCAAACCGGACTGGGCCGAGGGCTTCCTGCATTGTAATGTCAATTACGGCGCCGGGTCCAAGGAGGAGCTCGTCTGGAAACGCAACTTGATTCGATCGGCGGTGGCCGGCTATATCGATGACAAGACCGGGGGCTTTCTGCCGCTGCCGGCGATGATGAAGAAGAGATTCCTGGAGGTTCCCGCCACGCAGCTTTCCCGGTTTGCGGACGTCCGCAAAGGCGGGGGGTTCGAATATGTGGGCGCCATCATGCCGGTGGAATTTTTCCCCGATGCCTATGCCTTAGGCCTGGAAGTCGCCCGCCAAACGGGCGTGAGCTACTCCATGGGCTGCCGTGTGGTCGGCGTCAATCACTGCATGATGTTTTTCTATGCCTATGCCTTCAACCGGGCGGACGCCGCCGATGTGGCCAGGGCCCAGGAAGCGCTGGGGGAAACCAACAAGCGGGTCGTGGCGATGGGCGGTATTCCCTGGAAAGCCGAGGAACCCGCCCAGAAGGAGATTCTCAGCAAGATGGATCCCAACATGTTCGCCATGATGAACCGGGTGCGGGAGACACTGGATCCCAACGGTATCATGAATCCCGGGAACTGGGAGGCTGGCGTATGAAACATGCCGAAATTCTGCACAGGTGTTTCCGGTGCGGCTACTGCAAGCTGCCGGGAAACTACATTGACTTCAACTGCCCGGCGTATGCGGCGTTCCGGTTCGAGACCTATTCCCCGGGCGGACGTATGTGGCTTCTCCGGGCCTGGCTGGAAGATAAAATCGGGCCTTCGGACCGGTTTCAGGAAATACTGTTCTCCTGCACGGCATGTGGCAACTGTGTGGAACAGTGCACCATGACAAAAATAAAAGATGAGCTTCTCGACGCGTTTACTGCCGGTAAGGAAGAACTGGCCGGTCAGGGCAAAGTGCCTCCACCCGTTCGCGACTGCCTGACAAAACTTCAAAAATATGGAAATCCTTACGGGTTGGCGAAAAAGAAACGCACCGGCTGGGTTGCTGACAGCGGTGTCGAGTCGTTTTCCAACCAGGAGTATCTGTTTTTCCCCGGCGATGTGGGAGCTTTTGACAGCCGGGGGCAGGAGATCACCCGTTCGGTGGCCTTGCTGCTGAAACGGGCCGGCGTGTCTTTCGGCATCCTGGGAGAAGGAGAGGTCTCCGACGGGAATGAAGCCAGGGCAATGGGTGAATACGATTTGTTCCAAATGCTGGCCGAAGATAACATCCGCAGCTTCGATTCCGCCGGCGTGAAAAAGATCATCGCCCTCTCCCCCCATGGGTTCAATGCCTTGAAAAATGAGTACCCGGCGCTGGGAGGCACTTACCGGGTTTATCACTACACCCAGATCCTGGAGAAGCATGCCCATGGGTTGACGTTCGAGGAGGGGCTGCCGCCGATCCAGGTCACATACCACGACCCCTGCTATCTGGGCCGCCACAACCGGGAGTACGAGGCGCCCCGAAGATTTCTGTCGACTCTCCCCGGGGTTAAACTCTGCGAAATGGACCGCGCAAGAAGGGATGCTTTTTGCTGCGGTGGCGGCGGCGGCAACCTTTTCACCGATGTCATCGGAAACGGACCGGAGTCACCGGCGCGCAGGCGTGCGGCCGAGGCCGCCGAAACCGGCGCAGAAATCCTGGCCGTGAGCTGTCCGTCGTGCGCCGTCATGCTGGAGGACGCCGTCAAAGCGGCCAACCTGGAAAACCGGCTCCAGGTGCGGGAGATTTCCGAAATCGCCCACGAAAGATTGATTGACTCCAAGGTATCATGAGAGGCCCTACCAATGTAAAAAATGACTGGTGGCGATAATAAGCTCATACATTATCTTGTATGTGCTAACCCATAATTTGTTCAAAATTTGGATCAGCATGTAAATATCTACCGACTCGTTTTATCGTCAATATGTTGGCCTCCCCTAAGTGAAAGATACCATTGACAAGATATGGTAATCAACACCTCCGACCGGCACTATCCGACAGTTACGTGATCCATTAATTTGGGGTATAATGGTAGAGCCCATACCATAGGCCGAGAATAATGCTATCATTTTGACCAGGAACCGATCAAAGTCAATGACAGATGCCCGATAGGGCTGGTGCATTGGATTGGGCATATGTTCAAGTTTGCATAGGTATGACGTAATACAGAACGGCGAAGAAATGAAGGATGCTGCCAGCTAATACAAATATGTGCCAGACCGCATGATTAAATTTGAGGTTCTTCCAACGATAGAAAATAATTCCGGAGGTATAGGCGAGCCCGCCCAATAGGAGCAAAATGAGTCCGCCTGTAGCCACAGATGAAATTAGCGGTTTAATTGCCACCAGGACTGTCCAGCCCATTCCAATATATAATACCAGAGACACTACCCGCCATCTCTCCATTCGGCCTATCTGAATAGCTGTACCGATAAACGCAAGGCACCATACAACAGCAAAAAGCGACCATCCCCATGGACCACGAAGATTCACGAGCGTAAAGGGAGTGTATGTGCCAGCAATAAGCATGTAAATGGCAGAGTGATCGAGGATCTGGAAAATATTTTTAGTCCGGGGATCCTGAATGCTGTGGTAAAGGGTTGAAGCCGTGTAAAGGAGAATCAATGTAAAACCGTACACACTGACGCTGATAACATGCCAGGGATTGCCATAGATGCCGGCAAAGGTAGCGAGGATGCCTAAGGCACCAACCGCGAGAACAATGCCTATGCCATGGGTTATGCTGTTAGCGACCTCTTCTTTGATGCTATATCTCTTGGTGGTCGATTCCATATGCTTTGATGCTAATTCTATTTACCGTTAAAAAGATAATCACAGAGGTAACTTTTAGCCTGGAATCGCATCAAAGTGTTAGATTATTGTTTCGGTTACAATTGTTTTACAATGTGAAAAACTTAATGCTCCCATTATAACGAGAAAATCGGTTTTTAGCCGCATACAATATGTTGTGTATGTAATATTTTAAGGGGGTTAGGCCACTAAATCATAAAGTCCAAACGCATTAGAATTCTCCTAATTTGGCGTAATCTACATAAATGAAAGCGATAATCCAATTATCATTAGCGTTTGTAGTCTTTTCTTTTAAATATCAATTTA
This Deltaproteobacteria bacterium DNA region includes the following protein-coding sequences:
- a CDS encoding FAD-binding oxidoreductase; translation: MTEMYARLVEIVGSGFVSDAPEEKYIYAMDPGTMPACEPDMVVMPGSTAEVRKIVLAANEFHVPLIPLGAGLVLSGLSRALKGGVIVDMKRMNRILEVNAVSRYALVEAGTSQGMLKAHLQKHYPGLKHSMPDAPPAATIAGNICIHGSGHLSHVGGFHSEMLNGLEVVLPTGEIVNIGSCATSPYWFARAPLPDLAGLFLGWAGTTGIITKLSIKLYPNHPINDVGVFVCEDADLMPDILNRLTGAQLAEDITTWMTPKPDWAEGFLHCNVNYGAGSKEELVWKRNLIRSAVAGYIDDKTGGFLPLPAMMKKRFLEVPATQLSRFADVRKGGGFEYVGAIMPVEFFPDAYALGLEVARQTGVSYSMGCRVVGVNHCMMFFYAYAFNRADAADVARAQEALGETNKRVVAMGGIPWKAEEPAQKEILSKMDPNMFAMMNRVRETLDPNGIMNPGNWEAGV
- a CDS encoding (Fe-S)-binding protein, whose protein sequence is MKHAEILHRCFRCGYCKLPGNYIDFNCPAYAAFRFETYSPGGRMWLLRAWLEDKIGPSDRFQEILFSCTACGNCVEQCTMTKIKDELLDAFTAGKEELAGQGKVPPPVRDCLTKLQKYGNPYGLAKKKRTGWVADSGVESFSNQEYLFFPGDVGAFDSRGQEITRSVALLLKRAGVSFGILGEGEVSDGNEARAMGEYDLFQMLAEDNIRSFDSAGVKKIIALSPHGFNALKNEYPALGGTYRVYHYTQILEKHAHGLTFEEGLPPIQVTYHDPCYLGRHNREYEAPRRFLSTLPGVKLCEMDRARRDAFCCGGGGGNLFTDVIGNGPESPARRRAAEAAETGAEILAVSCPSCAVMLEDAVKAANLENRLQVREISEIAHERLIDSKVS
- a CDS encoding hemolysin III family protein is translated as MESTTKRYSIKEEVANSITHGIGIVLAVGALGILATFAGIYGNPWHVISVSVYGFTLILLYTASTLYHSIQDPRTKNIFQILDHSAIYMLIAGTYTPFTLVNLRGPWGWSLFAVVWCLAFIGTAIQIGRMERWRVVSLVLYIGMGWTVLVAIKPLISSVATGGLILLLLGGLAYTSGIIFYRWKNLKFNHAVWHIFVLAGSILHFFAVLYYVIPMQT